In Mustela erminea isolate mMusErm1 chromosome 7, mMusErm1.Pri, whole genome shotgun sequence, the genomic stretch TTATAACTGGAACACCAGACGCTGCTGTTGAGGGAGGACTTGGTATCAGTCAGGCTCTGCTCAGATGAGCACAGCCACAGAGCTTGTCCATGACGGGGCCTGGAGCCTTCCCTGTCAGTATGAATCATTATACCACTGCACAGACCTGGCTCCTTCCCATCGCTCTCTCTACCTTCAGTCAGTAAGAATTTGCTAAATGTCTTTGGCCAGCGCTGTGGTTATTATTCTTCCCCTTGGCCAACTTCTGGTTTTAAAATTGGGCTTCCTGACTTCAGATGGAGATCTCCCACTGTAGCTCTCCGGCAGCCTCCCGTAAATCCGGGGGATTTACTGCTGGTCGGGGGAGATACTAGGATGACGATGGCGTGGCTCTTGGGTTAGTTTCTGTTTCTAAACTGATCTTGAATGTTCCTGACATTTTCgaaatggcttttattttgtCCGTTCTTTGAGCTGCCGCTGTTGACTGCTATCCTAGTGTGGTGGGTAGGGAGGCCCTGTGGAagctctttgttctctctttgcctttctcaGTTAGAACCCTggagtttcagtttctttctcccttgaCTCAATAGAGCACCAATAGACTCAGCTGCCCTGGTGGACAAGTTTGCAGCCCTGGACCTCTGCCCCTAGTCAGTTAAGCTGTTCCTTTTCACCCAATGCCCCAAAGGAACAGAGCATAAAATAAGTACTTTTAACATATGGTTGATGATCAGCTCATTTGGGATTTTCACACCATTTCTGTGACATACATCCTTACTCTCCAAGTCTTTTGAGTTAACCCTTGAAAATTCAtgctttgcctttcttttaacTCAACAGCCTGAAAATACTTACAAAGGTCTTCGCTTTAAATATGAGCTATCATCCTAACTCGCCCCCCGCCCCACAAAAAATCCAACTGATGGCTGCTCTATGTGCATTCGGAGTCAAAGTTATTGTACATGCTTGGTTTGAGTTGCAGTGTGTAAATATAATACACTCCACCATTCAGCAttaaggctgtttgtaattctAAAGAACTACAGAGTAATCGGTCCTGTATACAATAGGTTGAAATTTATAGAgaagattaaaatgtttttatttaatatgaaatgAGCCTTCTTTGAGTAGTGATAGTTCCACTAACATATGTCTTACTCTTGGCTAACAGGAGAGCTACACATAAAATTCTCTCCTGCCATGGGAACTTCTACAGTGTTCGGTTGGCCCAGGAATATGAGGGAGCCCTGGGGGAGCCTTGCAAGGGTTATGCTGTACAATGTCATGTAGGTTCAGGTCCTTGGATCTGAAGGTGAGCCTGACAGAGTTTGAAGTACCAGAGGTAGACACATggttttcccctcttctctctatCCCCTAGCCCAGCCTCTAGAAGGTAACAGGAAGCTAGTCTGGGTCACCTTCACCACAGTCCTCCATCCCCGGGTATGTAAGGTGAACTCAACATCGGTatcatttcagaaataattaCAGGATCCCTGCTAGGCCTTTTAGGAATCATCTTCCAGCCTGGTCCTTTCTCACATTAAAGGAAATAGATCTAGAGACAATCTGTCTAATTCTAAGACAGGTTTGTAAGTTTGCTTCCCATAGAGGCTGGTTATCAGGCCAATATCCGCTCTAATGTTTACACCCAGTTGGATATAGAACCCAGGAGCAGCGTGCAAGCCAAGAGATGTACAGAGTGATGCTTCTTTCAAGGAAATCACTGGAAACCATTGTGTTGCATCAGAGTTAGGAGCACGGCAGGCCGACCCGCCAGCAACACTGACTGAACTGCTGCCATGTATTGCCAGCGTGAGGGGCAGCATACGATACCAGAACCCCTCAGTCTGTTTATTCAACATATGGGGGTATGGCTGCAGACAAGTCAAATACATCAGCAGAAGTATGAGGAATATAAAGCTGCTATATACACTTTAATCTCTTATTAAGTCGTGTCCCACCTTTCAGTTTGTTTAGTCAACCAATTCATAAACCTCTTGCTAGGGGAAAATCAGTTGGTAGTGTCTAGATGACCATGTCatcatgtttttatattcttcctcactccctgtccttccctgctctcttcctctctagcAGTTATCACCTGTAcccatgtacacacatatacacactctaTGAAGAGAGGTacatttgtggggttttttgctCTCTGATCCTTGCATTAttctcagggtcagggtcaggattAATGCTGAACATACAGTAGGCATGCACGAATGTTTACTcactgagtaaatgaatgaagaatgataCATCTCAGTAGAGAAGTGACCACGAATTGCACTTGGCTAACAGAAAACTGGAGATACTGGGATGTCAGTGTGGACGGTGGGAAAGCAGGGGATGCAGGGTTTGACTGCCAGGAATAAGGTAGCCAACTAGGACTGTGGGGCTAGATCAGGAGTCCAGTCACAGTGGGATGAAAGTACAAACCTTAGAGGTTCAAAGAGAATGGAGACCAGAACTCCATCTGTGATAGAGATGAAATGTAAGTTCACATCCAAGATTCTTTTGGTCTGAAAAATGTTACAGAGCATGTTTCTTATCCCCTTGCAGGTATTTTTAAACATACCCTCTCCATCTCAAGGGCTCTGCTTTCTGATCTGGTTGCAGAGAAAGAACGGCCACTAGTAATTGGACAATTCAATGCGGCATCTAGTGTGGGCTTCATCTTGGGCCCCATGGTTGGTGGATATCTTACGGAACTAGAAGGTGGATTTTATCTGACAGCCttcatctgtttctctgtcttcatcCTCAATGCTGGTATGTTGACGTTTCATCCTAAGAAGGCTGTTTGGTTTATGCATTCATACTGACCCATCTACCTGCTTTACTTTTATCTCCTTACACTTTGTTGTTCTTAAAATAGgcagagtttttgttgttgttacactGCTATgatagtttcaggtgtgcaatttaGTGGGTCAGCAGTTCTGTACATCACTCAGGGCTCATCCTGATacgtgtactcttaatcccctttacatTCAAATAGGcggatttatttttcaaagttggtCACCTCGTCTCCTGCTGCAGACCACCTGCCCATGTCTTCCCATCATGCTTAAAGCATGTATATGTCTCATATAGCATGTGGATGGGcaagccctgccccccacccttccatgtgctccagccacactggcttcctgGTCAGCCTCACACATGCCAGACTCATTCCCACAGGAGGGCACTGCAATTTGCTCTTTCCCCCACCTACAACATTCTTCCCACATACCTTTACTgggtctttctttgttttgttaatttttttaaaattttatttatttatttgacagagagagatcacaagtaggcagagaggcaggcagagagagaaggggaaacaggcttcccattcagagagcccaatgtcgggctccatcccaagactccatcccaagactctgagacctgagctgaaggcagaggcttaacccactgaaccaccctaCTGGGTCTTTCTTATCATTTGAGTGTCAAATATTTGCTTCCTTGGAAAGGCTTTTCCTGATGATTCTATTACACATAACTCCGGTTTCTTCACAGCACTTCTGAAATTATattatccatttgttttcttgcttaTATTCTctcctccctacctccccacACATTCTGTTAGAAACTAAATGCCACAGGATAGTGATTTTCTCACCGTTGTCACTCCTGCCCAGAACTGGCAGGCATAAAGCCAATGTTCAATAACACTGGATGAATAAAAGAACACTTACTGGACTATGAACTCCTTGGAAGCAGGGCCAGTTGCCTAAAGCCAAGAGGATAAATCTCTTTGCCTAGAGACTGGTACCTTCCTGAGCCTTAGATAAACAACTTCAGAAACAAGAGGATTTGTTCATGTTACTCAGTTTTCCTTAAATTTAATGATAGCCTACTCTACTGCATCTTTTTTAGTCTTTGTATTCAAGGCTCCAGGTTGCATGATGGATTCCATGTTGAGCTAGGATATCACACTCAGGAAACAGAGCTCAGGAGTTCAATGTGAATTGTCATACGAATACTTTATGATCTCCTGCCAGAAGTTTAACCTGTAACCTCGGCTGGGAAGGGAGGTCTGACGGATTAGTGCAAATCTAGATAAAATACCTGAAGCCCAGGACTGGCTGGTGTGGCCAGGTACCTTCCCACATGAAGGAATGTGATGAATGTGATCGCTCTCCAAGTCAGAAGTCAGGGTATAAACGAACACTGTGATCATGGGCTTCTGTTTTGGATTCTCCAGCGATGATGCTGTTGAATATCATGCCCTCACCTAAGCCTGTGAATGGATCTGAGTCAGTCAGGGATAGTTCAGCCACAAGTGTTCTCAACCGCAATGGCTAAAAATAGTAATAGGGATTTCTTGTGCATTCTTAAGAAATTTAGAGGTCAGCAGGCCGAGCTGATGCAGAGAATAGCAGGGGAGAGTGATAGGGGCAGGCCAATGGACAGTGTCTCACACTGGGCTTTGCCTTCCAGCGCAGTGAACAGTGTATTGCGTTTTTTCCCCTCAGTGACTTTGGCTGTTTTCTTAAACCTCTTTTACCCCTTCAGCTTCTCATATCCTCATTCTGATAGGCCACTTTGCCTGAGAAGGGCctcttttatgtcttttgtgGCATGATTTCTGATTTCTTGGTTAAGAACTTAGACTCTGGAGTTTGACAGACTTGGATTCAGATTCTTGCTGTGCCACTTTTTAGTGTGGGCCTTGAGCGAgttgcctcagtttactcatccataaaatgggataaCAACACTCCCAGTCTTACTAGGGCGAGCCCTGGAGGTCTTGCATGCGAGCAGTTCACCCCGCTGCGTCTAGAATACTGCATGCTCAGTAAACATCAGTTGCTgtcatcattatcatttttattattttaattatactcTTGGTCTCAGTCCACCAGGGTGATAGccctttcatatttttatcaaGATTGTGTAAAACGTCTAGGGCCCTTTCAAAGATAAGAAGTGGTAGAAAGGCCAGGCCTGCATTCTCATGTGGTTACGTTTTCTGTCATAAATTAGTCCCTGGCGAGTAGTCCCCCTCGACTATGgagaaaccacacacacagatGTGGTTGCTGAAAACATGACAGCATGAAGCGGTCTGAAGGGCCATGGTCCAGTTGAATTTAAGTGTGGAAGGACCGAAAACTCCACAGAATGAGTCTGGAAAAAATGTCCTAGCTGGAATTCAGTTTCAAGAAATTTGGGGGCATGGATTGGCAGTAGGTCCTTCTATTTGGATGGCATGGGATACATAAAACGACCAAGGCAGGAATGCACCAGTCATAAGGGTGGAAGTAGGATTATCTGAGTAGGAATTGGGCTTCTCTGTAAGGTCATACATCATGGTCTGTGAGAATGGTACCCCAAAAGATTTTGAGGTGTGACTTGCAAAAGCACATGGTGGGCCCTGACAGGGGGCAGAGCCAAGCAGTTGCTTCCTGACAGGTCACTGGTGTCAAGCTGCCCCTCTTCCCACAAGCCGAGGCCGGCTGCCTCTGCTCACAGAGTGAGCTTCCCCCAGCACACTACTCACCTGTAATCCAATTGCTGTGTTTTACTTGTCCAAACCCCCTTTTAGACTtaaattccttgagggcagggatgttATAGGCCTTGTCTTGTTAATATATTCCTACTGTTTAGCACAGGCCTTAGCATTTAGGAAGCGTAACTACTCAGAATGTGATGCAGTGTGGGTGGGGAGTGGATGGGAGGGTGGCTGGATGGGGAGGCAAGACGGTGGGCAGGCACGGAGTTAGAAAGGTAGTGAATTTAAATATACAGCATGAGAATTTCGGTACCCCGTGATACAGGAAACCATCATGGGCTCTTGAGCCGGCGAAAAAAGTGAACATTTTGTAGGTATAGAATTTTTCTAAGGTGAAGAGTGGATTTCTACCATCAAAATGGAGTAGAAGTAGCTGTGGCCATGGTTAAAAACTGGATTCAAAGACAGAGGTTAGTAAATGTACTAATACAAAACTACAGCATAGAAATCTCGTGCACATACGTGCTCCTCCCCCGGATTGTGGGCACCCTGCGAGTCCGGGCGTGCAGCCGACAGATCCCATGCCGTCCTACCAGGTCTGGTTTGGCTGTTTCCCTGGTGCGAAGCGAAGCTCTCCAGTGCAGAGAAAGGCCAGCCAGCGAGGAGGAACTCTGCACcctggggaaggagagatggTCACGGGCAGGAAACCGCCACCCCTCCCGGGAGCACAGTCCGCACCAGACCTGCCAGGCCGCCCTGGCTGGAGTTCGCGTCCACACTGCGGGACATGAAGAGCCTGATATTTTCCGAGATGTGGGACATCTTCGCCGTGCGCTTGCTGATGGCAGTGGCGGTCATGCTCTACTACAGTAACTTCGTGCTGGCGTTGGAGGAGCGCTTCGGGGTGCGGCCGCGGGCGGCCGGCTACCTCATCAGCTATGGCAGCGCGCTGGGCGCCCTGGCCGGCCTGGCGCTGGGGCCCCTGCTGCGGCTGTACCGGCACGACGGCCACGCCCTCCTGCTGCACTCGAGCGCGCTCacctgcctgctgctgctgctgcacgCCTCCGCCCGCTCCGTGCCCGTGGCCGTGCTCTGCTCCTCGCTTCTGGCCGTGTCCACCGCCGTGGGCAGGACCTGCATCACCGACCTGCAGCTGGCCGCGGGCGGGGCGCAGGCCAGCGGCACGGTCATCGGCGTGGGGCAGTCCGTGACCGCCGTGGGCCGGATCATCGCCCCGCTCCTCTCCGGGCTAGCGCAGGAGGTGAGCCCATGTGGGCCCCCCAGCCTGGGGGCTGTCTTGGCCCTCGTGGCGATTTTCCTAATGTCACTCAACAGAACCCGCTATGGTGGTGCCGGTGGTGGGAGTGACAAATTAAAACGTGAGTAGAGTGGAACTGGATAGAAGAAACCAACTCTGAGGCCATGAGGAAGGGACAGCGGCCAGGAAGGGTGGTTCCCCAGCAGGTGTGCTTTGTTGGGAGACTCCCAGGTCCAGCCTGCAGGGTGATCAGAAGTCAGAGCCTTGTCAAAGGGGAAAGTATTAAATCTTATGTAGAAGTCTCCTCTTCAAACCCTGCCAGTGGGGTTCAGATTTTCCAGGGGGAAACACTACCAGCTTCAGGACGGGAAGGTGGTGGTGAGATAACAGAAGGTGATAGGCGCCCCGCTAAGTAAAAACAGGGTAACCCATTAACAAAGTGATCCGCTGGGACACAGGCTTCGTGTCACACTGTGTAAACCAAGGGTTTTTGTGCTATCAGAAGCCTAGAGATTGAATAAGCCGCTTTATTGAAATTAGCCTGTACCTTTCTCAAGTCCTAACAAGGTTCTACCTGGGAGGCTGGGGAAAGATCACACGGCTGCCTCAGCCCCCAGACACTGGTTCTGGGGGCCCAGGGGAGGCCCAGAAACCTGTATTTAATAAGCAACACTTACACTTCCTCATGGAGGTAGAAGAAGGATCATTCAGAGACATACAGGTTTGGATTCAAGTCAAAGCCAGAGACTTGGTTGTGTTTATTGATAGCTAACTCAGTTTGAAGTATTAAGATTATGTGATCCCGAAACATTACCTTCTCCCTAGATCTTGGCAGTCACGCTCTGTAATAGGAGAAGCAGATTCATGGAGCCTGTCCCCTGTGTCTATTGCTTCGGAGGCCCTGTGCTCTGCAGAGAGCTGAGGTTGTCAGTGTGGCTAGTTCTCCCTGGATATCAGGCATGAACTGCTCCCGGAAGCCAGGGCTCCCTTAGGCTGCATGGGTTGGATGATGGTAGAGCACAGTGGAGAAGACAAAGTACAGGAATGCCTTTAAGAGGAGCATCTCATGCAGGTAAGAGAGTCAGGTGCCATGCCTCATGAGACAGACTTAACTACAGTGTCTTATGTTGaaagtcatttcttttctctcactttaATATCATACCTGAGAACAAAAGAGCTACACACTGATCTACAGGGAAATGCCTTTTCCTAGGCCTAGGCTTAATGGTCATTACAAAAGTAGCATGCCAGGGTCCAACTGGTAGGCTCAGAGTGAAGGTTAGCACAAAAACACAGGGAAGCATTTGTGTGATTCTTGCTACTTGGATAATGTCAcctgttaataataattatattggAGCCCCCTCTCGTTTCCTCATGCAAACTCCCGAAGTTCACattcctctcattctttttcattggtCCACTGGGAAATTACTCTTGTTTTCAACCAACACACGTGTAATTGTAAATGTATTgtatgaaagcagaaaaaaaaaagtttctctagTTTTAGAAGTTGTGTATGGGTTAAACCCAAATGTTTAAGATAATTAATTGGATGTCTGAAGATTGTCCTTTCTCCTATCTAGCTACAAGGAAAATACTAACTTTTTATGAAGTGTTGTGATTGTGAAGTGCTAAGTGCTTTTGAGGAAAgcaaaatacaatacaaaatgGTGTGGCCCTTAAGGAGCACACCAAATTGGCATAGAGCTTAGACTCAAAGGACAATAAGTAATCAAGGGTTTATGCAATGAAGTTGAATTTCTCCGAAGATTATCTTTTCTGTGCACTCAGAAACAGGCAAGTTTCTTAGACATTCTTTAATGTAGTcattattaaatttttgaaatccTAGCACTTTATTTTTGAGGTTAAATAAAGCCTATAAATTTATTAAGGCTTTACAGTTACCAGATAAATGGGAATGAAAACCAGAGTTGATCTTCATATAGAGAGTAGAGAAACATTTTTGCTATTGTCCACActcatgtggggttttttttagataaatattatGCAGACATACCTCATTCcattgcatttcattttattgtgcaTCGCAGAtactgcattattatttttttttaaccagttaaaTTTCGTGGCAACCATGTGTTGAGAAGTTtattggcaccatttttccaccagcatttgctcactttgcgcctgtgtcacattttggtaattctcacaatattttaaactttttcattatatttgctATATTGAtgtgtgatcagtgatctttgatgttactgttataattgttttggggtgccaTGAACCGCACCCTTATAAGGTGGTGAATTTAATCCATAAGTGTATGTGTTCCAAGAGCCCCACCAACTGGCTGGTCACCCATCTCTTGCCCTCTCCTTGGCCCTCTCTCTATTTCTTGAGATGCAAAAATACTGAAGTCAGGCCAGTTAACAACCCTACAGTGGCCTggtaagtgttcaagtgaaaggaaatgTCAGCCGATGTGGCAAACTTCcttgttgtcttatttttaaaaattgccacagccaccccagccttcacCAACCACCACCCTGCTCAACCCTGAGaaaagaccctccaccagcaaaaagattgacagttgctgaaagctcagatggtgGTTGgcatttttttagcaataaagtctttttaattaaggtatgtacattgtttttttagacataatgctactgtaaatttaatagactatagtatagtataaacataatttttaatgtatactAGGAAGccagaaaattcatttgactcacttcaTTGCAATATTTAACTTTATCGCAGTGGTCGGGAACCAGGCCACAGTATCTCTGATGTATGCCTCTACCTCTCCTTAAAATGTCGATGTGTGGATATTCCGATGTGTGTTCCAGAACCAGCAGTGTCCACGTTCCCCTGGAGCTTGTTAAACATGCACTCACACCCCAGCACGGACCTGCTGGGAACCATTCTCAACAAAATCCCCAGCTGCTCTGTGTGCACAGTaaactttgaaaaccactgttctgTAGACAGTTTTTGTATAATTTATGGACTATGATCTCAGGGAAATTAAATCTGCTCCACTAaagtttgtgttgttttgttttttagtcccTGAGCAACTTCCATAATAATGTCCAAGTATTTAGGTTGAGCCACATGAAATTGCTACTTTTCTAGGTCAAAATTACCTGCAATTTCACATAGTTCAACTTAATAGTATATGGAATCTTATTTTAAGGGCATTGAACTTGCCTCAAAAGTTTATAAAGAATATGGCATCCTTTCAGCATTTTACCAGCCCCAACTGCTAAGTTTTGTGAATGAGCCTCAGGGTTTTGGGTTCTAGAAGATTTTGGAGGGATGGTATACCTCTGCCCTCATGTCCAGAGAGAGGTGagcagaaatcagaaagggagtgGGGCATGTTTGGCCAGGGCAGTAACATTGGCAAGGCTCCAAAACCCAAGTGTGTGAGTCAAAAGTTAAGCCTGCAGCAAACAGAAGGGGCAAGAATCAATGGTTCTGGCTTCATAGTAGAGTCACCTGATGCCCAGAGCCTGCCCTAGACCTCTAGAACCAGACTCCAGAGTGCCTCAGAGGTGAGAGTCCCTGAGTTAGATCGTGAAGTAGTTCATGGACCATGCTCAGGAGTGAGCTTTTATTCCCACAGCTGAGGGGGAGCCACTGAAGAATTCATGCTGGTGAATGCTCCGTGGACTTGATGTTAAAGATCCCTAGAGGGCAGTCATCcaagggggatgggagggaggagtcaCGGGCACTGAGGGAATCAGGTAGGGCACGAAATCTGAAAGGCCTAGGGACCGTCAGCTTATGACCTCCGGGGAGGCACTGGATGGCAGAGCTTAGACAAGGTTAGCTAGTAATGAGTGTTGAGACATTCTGCCCCGTCCTCTGTTAGCTGTAAGAGAACATGTGTGGGCAATTATGAGAGACTGTTCCCTGCATGTCCTGAATATTAGGAGACGTCTTTTCTGTGGGACACTTTTATAAGAAGTTTAGACACCTGTGGGGGAGCCCTGGGGGAGTCAATCCGCTTAGGGGAAATTTccagctttggggcacctgctAGAAGGGATAGCTTTTTATTTGGAATGTACAGTAAAAGCCAGCATGGTGATTTCCCATGTCCTATTCCCTCTGGAAACCTTAGCCTTCCAGAAGTCTCTGAAATAAGATTCCCACAGATCTAGCCAGGATGATGTATAATGTAGCTCTTCTCAGAACAGCGTGATGGACtgagaaaaattgtttttctgtcctaaaattgtattttcccaaagaacttTGCCATTTATGTagtaataattttctttaataatacagTCCCCTTAAAATTATAACAAAGTGTTATCATTTATTCTGAGTGTAATTTATAGGAGCTGTTGCTGCATCCTGACTGTATATGTAAAGTCAGGGTCCTGAAGCACTGGGAAATGTTAACCTCCAGTTAGGCTAAAACGCATCCTAATAATAAGAACAACAAGCATTTGGCTTTTCAAACCATATGCTAATACCAAATGTATACATAATCTGAAATTTATTGCACATCTTTGGCAAGCAAAT encodes the following:
- the MFSD9 gene encoding major facilitator superfamily domain-containing protein 9 isoform X3, giving the protein MESGVRRGPATAGGPATAGGPASATPTPRHELGAGAEARARGAAAVGARRFLLCLYLVGFLDLFGVSMVVPLLSLHVKSLGASPTVAGIVGSSYGILQLFSSTLVGCWSDVVGRRSSLLVCILFSALGYLILGASTNVFLFALARVPVGIFKHTLSISRALLSDLVAEKERPLVIGQFNAASSVGFILGPMVGGYLTELEGGFYLTAFICFSVFILNAGLVWLFPWCEAKLSSAEKGQPARRNSAPWGRRDGHGQETATPPGSTVRTRPARPPWLEFASTLRDMKSLIFSEMWDIFAVRLLMAVAVMLYYSNFVLALEERFGVRPRAAGYLISYGSALGALAGLALGPLLRLYRHDGHALLLHSSALTCLLLLLHASARSVPVAVLCSSLLAVSTAVGRTCITDLQLAAGGAQASGTVIGVGQSVTAVGRIIAPLLSGLAQEWSGTRPQYL
- the MFSD9 gene encoding major facilitator superfamily domain-containing protein 9 isoform X1; this translates as MESGVRRGPATAGGPATAGGPASATPTPRHELGAGAEARARGAAAVGARRFLLCLYLVGFLDLFGVSMVVPLLSLHVKSLGASPTVAGIVGSSYGILQLFSSTLVGCWSDVVGRRSSLLVCILFSALGYLILGASTNVFLFALARVPVGIFKHTLSISRALLSDLVAEKERPLVIGQFNAASSVGFILGPMVGGYLTELEGGFYLTAFICFSVFILNAGLVWLFPWCEAKLSSAEKGQPARRNSAPWGRRDGHGQETATPPGSTVRTRPARPPWLEFASTLRDMKSLIFSEMWDIFAVRLLMAVAVMLYYSNFVLALEERFGVRPRAAGYLISYGSALGALAGLALGPLLRLYRHDGHALLLHSSALTCLLLLLHASARSVPVAVLCSSLLAVSTAVGRTCITDLQLAAGGAQASGTVIGVGQSVTAVGRIIAPLLSGLAQEVSPCGPPSLGAVLALVAIFLMSLNRTRYGGAGGGSDKLKRE
- the MFSD9 gene encoding major facilitator superfamily domain-containing protein 9 isoform X2; this encodes MESGVRRGPATAGGPATAGGPASATPTPRHELGAGAEARARGAAAVGARRFLLCLYLVGFLDLFGVSMVVPLLSLHVKSLGASPTVAGIVGSSYGILQLFSSTLVGCWSDVVGRRSSLLVCILFSALGYLILGASTNVFLFALARVPVEKERPLVIGQFNAASSVGFILGPMVGGYLTELEGGFYLTAFICFSVFILNAGLVWLFPWCEAKLSSAEKGQPARRNSAPWGRRDGHGQETATPPGSTVRTRPARPPWLEFASTLRDMKSLIFSEMWDIFAVRLLMAVAVMLYYSNFVLALEERFGVRPRAAGYLISYGSALGALAGLALGPLLRLYRHDGHALLLHSSALTCLLLLLHASARSVPVAVLCSSLLAVSTAVGRTCITDLQLAAGGAQASGTVIGVGQSVTAVGRIIAPLLSGLAQEVSPCGPPSLGAVLALVAIFLMSLNRTRYGGAGGGSDKLKRE
- the MFSD9 gene encoding major facilitator superfamily domain-containing protein 9 isoform X4; the encoded protein is MESGVRRGPATAGGPATAGGPASATPTPRHELGAGAEARARGAAAVGARRFLLCLYLVGFLDLFGVSMVVPLLSLHVKSLGASPTVAGIVGSSYGILQLFSSTLVGCWSDVVGRRSSLLVCILFSALGYLILGASTNVFLFALARVPVGLVWLFPWCEAKLSSAEKGQPARRNSAPWGRRDGHGQETATPPGSTVRTRPARPPWLEFASTLRDMKSLIFSEMWDIFAVRLLMAVAVMLYYSNFVLALEERFGVRPRAAGYLISYGSALGALAGLALGPLLRLYRHDGHALLLHSSALTCLLLLLHASARSVPVAVLCSSLLAVSTAVGRTCITDLQLAAGGAQASGTVIGVGQSVTAVGRIIAPLLSGLAQEVSPCGPPSLGAVLALVAIFLMSLNRTRYGGAGGGSDKLKRE